A DNA window from Acetilactobacillus jinshanensis contains the following coding sequences:
- the addA gene encoding helicase-exonuclease AddAB subunit AddA — translation MIVMTNDKQPRYDEQQERVIRIRNKGNLLVSASAGAGKTTVLVNRVVNQLLPKDLVFSKGRTYGIGNFLIVTFTRAAAKELSSRIQAQLQKKITNDMSQPDKEALLRQIGDLPTSNIGTLDSFCQRIVERYYYYLKNFDPHFRILNDNTEVTLLRDEVWKNVREDLYTSGDHKFRRLASNFFSQHIDSDDQLTDPLTTLVYALYNSFKRYIFVDSDHDKMMAVNSDYDKLFKAWCDYVTQMYQVSKSFKQSPLYQKLLYKQMDLRLSQILDKYKRAISITNKYGLDSEYKVVKSEFDAISQLQKMIKPDSEYSWNQIRKGAKNVTVVCGQKFPSKRKTKDKVQHNIVHSYRNAGKDAYCENKPNSFINTFFMFDEAANMDIIKKSGQIIDELLNVVRAFDKAYTQVKKQRHVMEFIDIERAALKILETSQDVRDHFQNQFHEIMIDEYQDDNELQDAIIKLVAKHNPKTGDTTNVFMVGDVKQSIYRFRSADPKLFLHKDHAYNKPNPNGNQEIILSRNYRSTQNIDRFVNWVFTQVMDEKLGGINYYYQPERYGATEIYDNNSLQNHKPIKIMIYANDKKQSKSQDSATKTPDKDGTDYQIEMVAQEIRRLVDNPKNKIYDKQSHLQRSVQFKDIALLASTRDDNAKIADIFRKYHIPVQMLGSQDYFKATEVQIMLSLLNIIDNPDQDIPLVAVLRSPMVGLDENQLAYLRINSKTGNYYQAVKTFYQDYQSNNEHKDSFVKDIYNKVKQFLMNLSKFRKITQRHGLVDLIWSIYQTTGFLDYVGGMPAGVQRQANLHALYQRAAQYEQANFHGLFQFVQFIRQLQNQQKDLTDAVPQQGKDVVSSITIHNSKGREFPIVFLLDASQKFNPVEFRQDYILSNDLGLGMKYYNRKLHAESNSLPYQCLINYEKREDLSEQMRKLYVAFTRARQRLYIIGQVPKRSSVKRMIANWEDAADSSHQLLDLADRAGANNYMDWIGASLVRLPSFQKDYADDLTKPQKCADLKNEPNVSVKFYSDDTINEAENKFNLNASIKLISEPLTDKEKRTIKDVIFMKYPHQIATQEGNYRSVSDVKQLFDDPNKVEMGELDQQNHQDHHGRSNQYVTGDFAKPQFMQDGAEPKATAIGTATHLVFQMLDLHKDQCPTIKQIDDKITDLTNYQMIDKPVADKMLKYHTPQKVQAFFKTRLGKLILTDPDNYHREAPFSLLIKANQIFDHGFGPKDPESILIHGIIDGYFYDQKTGDVYLVDYKTDYVDFQNEAASIAKIKDRYQGQLRLYAKALKSVYSENSLRYKGLYLLSTCSLEQIKD, via the coding sequence ATGATCGTTATGACAAATGACAAGCAGCCAAGATACGATGAGCAACAGGAACGTGTCATCAGAATTCGCAATAAGGGTAATTTATTGGTTTCCGCTTCAGCTGGTGCCGGAAAGACGACGGTATTAGTTAACCGGGTCGTTAATCAATTATTACCGAAGGACCTGGTGTTCTCGAAGGGTCGAACTTACGGGATTGGTAACTTCTTGATAGTTACTTTTACTAGAGCCGCAGCTAAAGAATTGTCATCACGAATTCAGGCCCAGCTCCAAAAGAAGATCACCAATGATATGTCGCAGCCTGATAAAGAAGCCTTATTGCGTCAAATCGGTGATTTACCAACGTCTAATATTGGAACGTTGGATTCTTTCTGTCAGCGGATCGTTGAACGTTATTACTATTATCTAAAGAATTTTGATCCGCACTTCAGGATCTTAAACGATAATACGGAAGTGACGTTATTAAGGGATGAAGTTTGGAAGAACGTTCGAGAAGACTTATATACTAGTGGTGACCACAAGTTCAGACGATTAGCCTCGAATTTCTTCAGCCAGCACATTGATTCCGATGATCAACTGACGGATCCGTTAACGACGTTGGTATACGCACTCTACAATTCATTTAAACGTTACATTTTTGTTGATTCCGACCACGATAAGATGATGGCGGTTAATTCGGATTATGACAAATTATTCAAGGCCTGGTGTGATTACGTTACGCAGATGTATCAAGTCAGTAAGTCATTTAAGCAGAGTCCTTTATATCAGAAATTACTTTATAAGCAGATGGATCTACGGCTTAGTCAAATCCTGGATAAATATAAGCGAGCTATATCGATCACCAATAAGTATGGCCTGGATTCTGAATACAAAGTCGTTAAATCGGAATTTGACGCCATTTCTCAGCTTCAAAAAATGATCAAACCAGACAGTGAATATTCGTGGAATCAGATTCGGAAAGGCGCTAAAAACGTTACCGTAGTCTGCGGTCAAAAATTCCCGAGTAAGCGGAAGACTAAGGATAAGGTTCAACACAATATCGTTCATAGTTACCGGAATGCTGGGAAAGACGCTTACTGTGAAAACAAACCAAATTCGTTTATTAATACCTTCTTCATGTTTGATGAAGCTGCTAACATGGACATCATTAAAAAATCTGGTCAGATTATCGATGAATTATTGAACGTCGTTAGAGCATTTGATAAGGCTTACACCCAAGTCAAAAAGCAGCGTCACGTTATGGAATTTATTGATATCGAACGGGCTGCATTAAAAATCTTGGAAACGAGTCAAGACGTTCGAGATCATTTTCAGAATCAGTTTCATGAGATCATGATCGATGAATATCAGGATGATAACGAACTTCAGGATGCCATCATTAAACTGGTTGCTAAGCACAATCCGAAGACGGGTGACACCACCAACGTCTTTATGGTGGGTGACGTTAAACAATCAATCTATCGATTCCGTTCTGCGGACCCGAAGTTATTTTTGCATAAAGATCATGCTTACAATAAACCGAACCCAAACGGCAATCAGGAAATCATCCTCAGCCGAAACTATCGTTCGACACAAAATATCGACCGTTTTGTTAACTGGGTCTTCACTCAAGTTATGGACGAAAAACTAGGTGGGATTAACTATTATTATCAGCCTGAACGTTATGGTGCCACAGAAATCTACGACAATAATTCGTTGCAAAATCATAAACCAATTAAAATTATGATTTACGCTAATGATAAAAAGCAGAGTAAATCACAAGATTCGGCTACTAAAACTCCTGATAAAGACGGGACCGACTATCAGATTGAAATGGTCGCCCAGGAGATTCGACGCTTAGTTGATAATCCAAAGAACAAGATTTATGATAAGCAGTCACATCTGCAAAGATCTGTTCAGTTTAAAGATATTGCTTTACTGGCATCGACCCGAGATGATAATGCCAAGATTGCGGACATCTTTCGAAAGTATCACATCCCGGTCCAGATGTTGGGCTCTCAGGACTATTTCAAAGCCACTGAAGTCCAGATTATGTTATCGTTACTGAACATCATTGATAATCCGGACCAGGACATCCCGTTAGTAGCGGTTTTACGGTCACCAATGGTTGGCTTGGATGAAAATCAGTTGGCTTACTTAAGGATCAATTCCAAGACTGGTAATTACTATCAGGCCGTAAAGACGTTTTATCAGGATTATCAGTCAAACAATGAGCATAAAGATAGCTTTGTTAAAGATATCTATAATAAAGTCAAGCAATTCTTGATGAACCTGAGTAAGTTTCGGAAGATCACTCAGCGTCATGGCTTAGTGGATTTAATTTGGAGTATCTATCAAACGACGGGCTTTCTAGATTACGTTGGCGGGATGCCCGCTGGCGTGCAACGGCAAGCTAATTTACATGCCTTGTATCAACGGGCTGCCCAATATGAACAGGCTAATTTCCATGGCTTATTCCAATTCGTGCAATTCATTCGCCAATTACAAAATCAGCAGAAAGATTTAACGGATGCCGTGCCTCAGCAGGGTAAAGACGTGGTCTCATCAATCACCATTCATAATAGTAAGGGCCGTGAATTTCCGATCGTCTTTCTCCTGGATGCTTCCCAGAAGTTTAATCCGGTTGAATTCCGTCAGGATTATATTCTGAGTAATGATCTTGGCTTAGGAATGAAATACTATAATCGTAAGTTACATGCTGAATCAAATTCGTTGCCTTATCAATGTCTGATCAATTATGAAAAACGTGAAGATCTGTCCGAACAGATGCGAAAACTATACGTTGCGTTTACTCGAGCTAGACAACGTTTATACATTATCGGTCAGGTACCGAAGAGGTCGAGTGTTAAGCGAATGATTGCTAACTGGGAAGATGCTGCCGATAGTTCTCATCAATTGTTAGATTTAGCCGACCGAGCCGGCGCTAATAATTACATGGATTGGATCGGTGCCTCGTTAGTAAGGTTGCCATCATTCCAGAAAGATTATGCTGATGATTTAACTAAGCCACAAAAGTGTGCTGATTTAAAGAACGAACCGAACGTTAGCGTTAAATTCTATTCAGATGACACCATCAACGAAGCTGAAAATAAATTTAACCTAAACGCTTCAATTAAATTGATATCAGAACCATTAACCGATAAGGAAAAACGGACGATCAAAGATGTTATATTCATGAAGTATCCGCATCAAATTGCCACTCAGGAAGGTAATTATCGATCCGTATCCGATGTGAAACAGTTGTTTGATGATCCGAATAAGGTTGAAATGGGTGAACTCGATCAGCAGAACCATCAAGATCATCACGGCCGATCCAACCAATACGTCACCGGTGATTTTGCGAAACCGCAATTTATGCAGGACGGTGCTGAACCGAAAGCAACCGCAATCGGAACGGCTACCCATCTAGTGTTTCAGATGCTTGACTTGCATAAGGATCAATGTCCAACCATTAAACAAATTGATGATAAGATTACTGATCTAACTAATTATCAGATGATTGATAAGCCAGTCGCTGATAAGATGCTTAAGTACCACACTCCGCAAAAGGTTCAGGCGTTCTTTAAGACTCGCTTGGGTAAATTGATCTTAACGGATCCCGATAATTATCATCGTGAGGCCCCATTTTCGTTATTGATTAAAGCCAATCAAATTTTTGATCACGGTTTTGGTCCTAAAGATCCGGAAAGTATCCTAATTCATGGGATTATTGATGGTTATTTCTATGATCAAAAGACTGGTGATGTCTATTTGGTTGATTACAAGACTGATTACGTTGACTTTCAGAATGAAGCTGCTTCAATTGCGAAGATTAAGGATCGTTATCAAGGTCAGCTAAGATTATATGCTAAGGCACTAAAGAGTGTCTATAGTGAAAATAGTTTGAGGTATAAGGGTCTGTATCTGTTATCAACGTGTAGTTTGGAGCAGATTAAAGATTGA